In Paenarthrobacter sp. GOM3, a single window of DNA contains:
- a CDS encoding ABC transporter substrate-binding protein, translating to MNNPTAALRAKPGLSAVVATAALMLAVTACSPTGNASASNPSGDAAAAGTGVPALEVNQAAVDLLPESIKASKVLRVAIPTNEPPTQFYREGTQEMTGTNPDVARLIGEALGVKVDIQVANFDSIIPGLAANRYDMTVSSMTPTEKRMEVLDFVDYMQIGNAIAVPKGNPGGIKDENALCGKKVGLLTGSYQLTVNVPSYDEACAAAGKDAIQRSEFQDTRQAISALTSGRLDTVLADSPILNFAATQNPGIEVARTYEFAPVGVGVPKDSGLVKSVSAALDAVIKSESYTKVLGKYGLETSAITDARVNFAQ from the coding sequence ATGAACAATCCAACAGCGGCTCTCCGCGCGAAACCCGGCTTGTCGGCCGTCGTCGCCACTGCTGCGCTGATGCTGGCGGTGACGGCGTGCAGCCCCACTGGCAACGCATCGGCGTCGAACCCGTCCGGCGACGCTGCCGCAGCGGGCACCGGCGTCCCGGCGCTGGAAGTCAACCAGGCCGCCGTCGACCTTCTGCCCGAATCCATCAAGGCTTCCAAGGTGCTGCGCGTGGCTATCCCCACCAATGAACCCCCAACGCAGTTCTACCGCGAAGGCACCCAGGAAATGACCGGAACCAACCCGGACGTGGCCCGTCTCATCGGTGAGGCATTGGGTGTCAAAGTGGACATCCAGGTGGCCAACTTCGATTCCATCATTCCCGGCCTTGCCGCCAACCGGTACGACATGACCGTCTCCTCGATGACCCCCACTGAGAAGCGCATGGAAGTCCTGGACTTTGTGGACTACATGCAGATCGGCAACGCCATTGCCGTCCCGAAGGGCAACCCGGGCGGCATCAAGGACGAAAATGCGCTCTGCGGCAAGAAGGTCGGGCTCCTTACGGGTTCGTACCAGCTGACGGTGAACGTTCCTTCCTATGACGAAGCCTGCGCGGCCGCCGGTAAGGACGCTATCCAAAGGAGCGAATTCCAAGACACCCGGCAGGCAATCTCGGCACTGACCAGCGGGCGTCTCGACACCGTGTTGGCCGACTCGCCCATCTTGAACTTCGCGGCCACCCAAAACCCGGGCATCGAGGTGGCCCGGACGTACGAGTTCGCGCCTGTTGGTGTGGGGGTGCCGAAAGACTCCGGCCTGGTGAAGTCGGTCTCCGCTGCCCTGGACGCGGTGATCAAGAGTGAGTCCTACACCAAGGTCCTTGGGAAGTACGGCCTTGAGACCAGCGCCATCACCGACGCACGCGTCAACTTCGCCCAGTGA
- a CDS encoding amino acid ABC transporter permease → MQKQSSVPGTGKPTTASADSIPVVPLKHPVRLVLAAVLILVALSAAWDVAVNERYRWDVVVSYLFAPQILAGAGLTLVLTVVSMTVGIALGTLLAIMRLSDNPILSTISRAYIWFFRGTPLLVQLIFWYNIAALYPVIAFGLPFGGPSVVLGSANVLISPLGAALLGLSLNEAAYMAEIIRGGIGSVDKGQYDAARALGMSGGKLMNRVILPQAMRVVLPPTGNQVISMLKGTSLVSVLAISDLLYSAQIIYANNYQTIPLLIVASLWYLLMTTVLSFFQNKLERRYGRGFDSAPRRIRKPKTRTA, encoded by the coding sequence GTGCAGAAGCAATCCTCAGTCCCCGGCACCGGGAAGCCGACGACAGCTTCGGCGGACTCAATTCCCGTGGTGCCGCTGAAGCACCCTGTCCGCTTGGTCCTTGCAGCGGTGCTCATCCTGGTGGCGCTCAGTGCGGCGTGGGATGTCGCAGTGAACGAACGGTACCGCTGGGATGTTGTGGTGTCCTACCTGTTCGCCCCGCAAATCCTTGCCGGCGCAGGTTTAACGCTTGTTTTGACCGTGGTTTCCATGACCGTGGGCATCGCGCTGGGCACACTGCTGGCGATCATGCGGCTCTCCGACAACCCGATCCTCAGCACCATCAGCCGGGCGTACATCTGGTTCTTCCGCGGAACGCCGCTCCTGGTCCAGCTGATCTTTTGGTACAACATTGCTGCGCTCTACCCTGTGATCGCGTTCGGACTGCCCTTTGGTGGACCGTCGGTGGTGCTGGGATCAGCGAACGTGCTGATCTCCCCGCTGGGTGCCGCGCTCCTGGGCCTGTCGCTGAACGAAGCCGCGTACATGGCGGAGATCATCCGCGGTGGCATCGGCTCGGTGGACAAGGGCCAGTACGACGCCGCCCGGGCCTTGGGAATGAGCGGCGGCAAGCTCATGAACAGGGTGATCCTGCCCCAGGCCATGCGCGTGGTTCTGCCTCCCACCGGCAACCAGGTCATCTCGATGCTCAAGGGCACGTCCTTGGTGAGCGTCCTGGCGATCTCGGACCTGCTCTATTCAGCCCAAATCATCTACGCGAACAACTACCAGACCATTCCGCTGCTGATTGTGGCCAGCCTCTGGTACCTGCTCATGACTACTGTCCTGAGCTTCTTCCAAAACAAACTCGAACGCCGGTACGGCCGCGGATTCGACTCTGCGCCGCGACGGATCCGCAAGCCCAAGACAAGGACAGCATGA
- a CDS encoding amino acid ABC transporter ATP-binding protein, with product MTTAMVEARGVRKNFGVIEILKGIDLRVEKGSVTCLIGPSGSGKTTFLRCINHLEKVDAGRLYVDEHLVGYAERNGKLYEMKERQTARSRLNAGMVFQRFNLFPHMTVLENIIEAPVHVLGRPRREVVVEAQALLDRVGLGNRGHSYPQELSGGQQQRIAIARALAMKPKLMLFDEPTSALDPELVGEVLDVMKSLAEAGMTMVVVTHELGFARQVADQVVFMDGGVVVESGPPENVLDNPQQERTKAFLSKVL from the coding sequence ATGACTACCGCCATGGTGGAAGCCCGGGGAGTCCGGAAGAACTTCGGCGTTATCGAAATCCTCAAAGGCATAGACCTCCGGGTTGAGAAGGGATCGGTGACCTGCCTGATTGGCCCGTCCGGTTCCGGCAAGACCACCTTCCTGCGCTGCATCAACCACCTGGAGAAGGTCGACGCCGGCCGGCTCTACGTGGACGAGCACCTGGTGGGCTATGCCGAACGCAACGGGAAGCTCTACGAAATGAAGGAACGCCAAACGGCCCGCTCACGGCTCAACGCCGGCATGGTGTTCCAACGCTTCAACCTTTTCCCCCACATGACCGTGCTGGAGAACATCATCGAGGCACCCGTCCACGTGCTCGGCCGGCCCCGGCGCGAGGTGGTCGTGGAAGCGCAGGCACTCCTGGACCGGGTAGGCCTGGGCAACCGCGGGCACTCCTACCCCCAGGAACTCTCCGGTGGGCAGCAGCAGCGCATCGCGATCGCAAGGGCGCTGGCCATGAAGCCGAAACTGATGCTCTTCGATGAGCCAACCTCGGCGCTGGACCCCGAATTGGTGGGTGAAGTCCTGGACGTCATGAAGTCCCTGGCAGAGGCCGGAATGACCATGGTTGTGGTGACGCATGAGCTCGGTTTCGCCCGGCAAGTGGCTGACCAGGTGGTGTTCATGGATGGCGGCGTGGTGGTCGAAAGCGGCCCTCCGGAGAACGTCCTGGACAACCCGCAGCAGGAGCGCACCAAGGCGTTCCTCTCGAAAGTCCTCTAG
- a CDS encoding RidA family protein codes for MSRQQVVTSLAPSPAGPYSQAIVANGFLFTAGQTPHDPVTDERVGITIEEQTIQAMTNLGEVLSAHGLDFSHVVKATVHLHHPGRDFDGFNRVYEKYVVAPYPARTTVGSFLGDFLVEIDVVAVLP; via the coding sequence ATGTCCCGCCAGCAAGTCGTCACCAGCCTCGCGCCCAGCCCGGCCGGTCCGTACTCCCAAGCCATCGTGGCCAACGGCTTCCTCTTCACTGCAGGCCAGACGCCGCACGACCCCGTCACCGACGAGCGCGTTGGCATCACCATCGAGGAACAAACCATCCAAGCCATGACGAACCTCGGAGAAGTCCTCAGCGCGCACGGCCTGGATTTCTCCCACGTGGTCAAAGCGACTGTTCACCTGCACCACCCCGGGCGCGACTTCGACGGCTTCAACAGAGTCTACGAAAAATACGTTGTAGCCCCATACCCGGCCCGCACCACAGTCGGATCATTTCTGGGCGACTTCCTGGTGGAGATAGATGTGGTCGCGGTTCTTCCGTAG
- the srmL gene encoding PheS-related mystery ligase SrmL, with protein MPSYPSPNELHHALTVRDLSNPDHGPHAMQILLRDVVDALGTLWGVPERIVRHSPLVSVADNYDRLGFSHLDVTRDQKYSRYVSPTVMLRSHTSASIPSLLRDVAPEESLDELWALPGLVYRRDSIDRTHVGTPHQVDLWRISSRITLGTGHLQEMVGVLVAAVLPGAEWRAVPAVHPYTQEGLQIDVLMDGEWLELAECGLVAAHLLLGAGLDAGKWSGLALGMGLDRALMLRKGIPDIRLLRSSDPRIQQQMTHLDPWKPVSQMPSISRDLSLVVGAGMDAELLGDKVRRALGDRAEDLESVELLALTPGESLPPAARERLRILDGQSNALIRVVMRPLAETMTDRQANRVRDDIYLAVHEGPVKELITG; from the coding sequence ATGCCCTCTTATCCCAGCCCCAACGAGCTTCATCACGCCCTGACTGTCAGGGACCTATCCAACCCGGACCACGGCCCCCACGCCATGCAGATACTCCTGCGCGACGTGGTGGATGCGCTTGGAACTCTCTGGGGAGTGCCCGAACGGATTGTCCGGCACAGCCCTTTGGTGAGTGTCGCTGACAACTACGATCGTTTGGGTTTCAGCCATCTGGACGTCACCCGCGACCAAAAGTACTCCCGCTATGTCAGTCCTACCGTCATGCTGCGCAGCCACACATCAGCTTCCATCCCGTCGCTGTTGCGGGACGTGGCACCTGAGGAGTCACTGGACGAACTGTGGGCTCTCCCTGGCTTGGTCTACCGACGTGATTCCATTGACCGCACGCACGTTGGGACACCACACCAAGTGGACTTGTGGCGGATCAGTTCACGGATAACGCTCGGTACGGGTCATTTGCAGGAAATGGTCGGCGTCCTGGTGGCGGCCGTACTGCCGGGGGCGGAGTGGAGGGCGGTTCCCGCAGTTCACCCCTACACGCAAGAAGGGCTGCAGATCGATGTCCTCATGGATGGCGAGTGGCTGGAACTCGCGGAGTGTGGGCTCGTGGCTGCCCACCTTCTGCTGGGCGCGGGCCTGGACGCCGGGAAGTGGTCGGGCCTGGCCCTGGGGATGGGCCTGGATCGCGCGTTGATGCTTCGCAAGGGGATCCCGGACATCCGGTTGCTCCGTTCCTCGGACCCCAGGATCCAGCAACAGATGACCCACCTCGATCCCTGGAAGCCGGTGTCCCAGATGCCGTCCATCAGCCGGGATCTCTCGCTGGTGGTTGGAGCAGGCATGGATGCTGAATTGCTGGGCGACAAGGTGCGGAGGGCTCTGGGTGACCGCGCTGAGGACCTGGAAAGCGTGGAGCTGCTCGCCCTCACTCCGGGCGAATCGCTTCCCCCGGCTGCCCGGGAACGCCTCCGCATCCTCGACGGCCAGTCCAATGCCCTGATCCGCGTGGTGATGCGTCCACTCGCGGAAACCATGACGGACCGCCAAGCCAACCGGGTCCGGGACGACATCTACCTGGCCGTGCACGAAGGTCCGGTCAAGGAACTCATCACGGGATAG
- a CDS encoding toxin-antitoxin system HicB family antitoxin, producing the protein MTPEKHRRLAVAAQEQGVSLNRYVNDLLSA; encoded by the coding sequence ATTACCCCCGAGAAGCACCGCCGCTTGGCCGTAGCAGCCCAGGAACAAGGCGTATCTCTAAACCGCTACGTTAACGATCTGTTGTCGGCCTAA